A genomic region of Rhipicephalus sanguineus isolate Rsan-2018 chromosome 1, BIME_Rsan_1.4, whole genome shotgun sequence contains the following coding sequences:
- the LOC125757013 gene encoding dnaJ homolog subfamily B member 8-like, which produces MLDYYKILGVQQTAPLEEIKKAYRRLCLRWHPDKNPDNKERAEQNFRSVVQAYQTLSDEKKRRDYDYQCALLRGRARHPPRRQAAPSPFTTLEEIIKGIHRRSWETGAAPPDGSGASASSHTSTPSAFAASKPSGTRRHGGFHAGIRVETGADGFRMVHHCTLGRGAMPTTTRVTHTSFSVHKPASSATAAVVGHHRPAIPSSRPRLYEVRTVICDGVQRVCCYEDGVRVSTVARPVAPVRQVSAA; this is translated from the coding sequence ATGCTGGACTACTACAAAATCCTGGGCgtccagcaaacggccccgctgGAGGAGATCAAGAAGGCGTACCGGCGGCTGTGCCTGCGCTGGCACCCGGACAAGAACCCGGACAACAAGGAGAGAGCCGAGCAGAACTTCCGCAGCGTGGTGCAGGCCTACCAGACGCTGTCGGACGAGAAGAAGCGCAGGGACTACGACTACCAGTGTGCCCTGTTGCGCGGCCGGGCTCGCCATCCGCCACGGAGGCAGGCGGCCCCAAGCCCCTTCACGACGCTCGAGGAAATCATCAAGGGTATCCACCGCAGGTCCTGGGAGACTGGTGCGGCGCCCCCGGACGGCTCTGGAGCGAGTGCGTCCTCCCATACGTCCACGCCGTCGGCGTTCGCGGCCAGCAAGCCGTCCGGTACCCGGCGCCACGGCGGCTTCCACGCGGGCATCCGGGTGGAGACCGGCGCGGACGGGTTCCGCATGGTGCACCACTGTACACTGGGCCGCGGCGCGATGCCGACGACCACGCGTGTGACGCACACCTCGTTCTCCGTGCACAAGCCGGCCTCATCGGCGACGGCGGCCGTGGTCGGGCACCACCGGCCCGCCATCCCCTCTAGCCGGCCCAGGCTGTACGAGGTACGCACAGTCATCTGTGACGGCGTCCAGAGGGTGTGCTGCTATGAGGACGGGGTCAGGGTGTCCACCGTCGCCCGCCCCGTGGCCCCCGTGCGTCAGGTGAGCGCCGCGTAG